A genomic stretch from Schistosoma haematobium chromosome 4, whole genome shotgun sequence includes:
- the RHBDF1_1 gene encoding Inactive rhomboid protein 1, variant 4 (EggNog:ENOG410V8NH~COG:T~MEROPS:MER0026388) produces MIRPINSVIDGSLSFFGFDSRETTIEDWNERRLRYLIKRYGSIKGDRLTVLTASPALCDISRSSLRHRLASSSHSVPMKIINRRKVSFANSSVVPPIESQRPVYLRELSSITNFSLPVAPAATSTHKPHAMKVILSAMWNRRMLRTRKKLEGIEVNDTGFERFHSAPTGRIFLLDTTDTHFNNDKWVALKDAKNEETPFLAVSSTIPVGGETSVNTVNDNSHNDIISCDASMEQQKSNDIVDGHNDNVIISQCSPSSFDLPATYSFFQHSSSSATREIIGENRPRTSTTVSPINFRPSPVVIPSLSRRLTESLLTPTRWASAIIYPHKDNFTEDIFRNKTTEYIEYRPYFTYWISFIHILIFIAGSIGYGFAPIGLGITTRIVGKVLLPTLTIDQVCWIEYENLWIGPRQTDLVRLGARFPPCMRFDPVLHDSVIKRQKKFDRASGCCIRNDGGGCYQTHREVCSRTLATWLHYETVNFSKPQTKELLSTNIADREIHVHILKASHPENNSHSHNNNISSIIHSLRSTRLVGQAGPVCGLDPDFCARPRSIGAFAWSETDVTKWPICELPDTVPNMGGYAPHMECQVTGHPCCLGIKGECIMTTQEHCDFVRGFYYPNAALCSQVNCLNQICVYYI; encoded by the exons ATGATAAG ACCTATAAATTCAGTAATTGATGGTTCTTTATCATTTTTTGGCTTTGATTCTCGTGAAACTACTATTGAGGATTGGAATGAACGACGGTTGAGGTATTTAATAAAACGTTATGGAAGCATAAAAGGTGATCGTTTAACAGTT cTGACTGCCTCTCCAGCTCTATGCGATATATCGAGATCGTCGTTAAGACATCGT CTGGCTTCAAGTTCACATTCTGTACCAATGAAGATTATCAATAGACGAAAA GTTTCTTTTGCTAATTCTTCTGTCGTGCCACCGATTGAATCTCAGAGACCGGTTTATCTACGTGAA TTGAGTAGTATCACGAATTTTAGTCTCCCAGTTGCACCTGCTGCAACTTCTACTCATAAACCGCACGCAATGAAAGTTATCCTATCAGCTATGTGGAATCGTCGAATGTTACGAACTCGTAAAAAGTTGGAAGGCATTGAA GTTAATGACACTGGATTTGAACGCTTTCATTCAGCTCCAACTGGTAGAATATTCTTATTAGATACAACAGATACTCATTTTAACAATGATAAGTGGGTAGCTCTTAAAGATGCTAAAAATGAAGAAACACCATTTCTAGCTGTATCGTCAACAATACCAGTCGGTGGTGAAACTAGTGTTAATACTGTTAATGATAACAGTCATAATGATATAATCAGTTGTGATGCTTCAATGGAGCAACAGAAATCAAATGATATTGTCGATGGTCATAATGATAATGTTATTATTTCCCAATGTAGTCCGTCATCATTTGATCTACCTGCTACATATTCATTTTTTCAACATTCCAGTAGTTCTGCCA CTCGAGAAATAATCGGAGAAAATCGCCCACGAACAAGTACCACAGTATCACCGATAAATTTTCGTCCTAGTCCAGTAGTAATTCCATCTCTTTCAAGGCGTTTAACTGAAAGCTTATTGACTCCAACACGTTGGGCTTCAGCAATTATCTATCCGCATAAAGATAATTTTACAGAAGATATTTTTCGTAATAAAACAACTGAATATATAGAGTATAG ACCATATTTTACATATTGGatatcatttattcatatattgatttttattgcTGGTTCAATCGGTTACGGATTTGCACCAATTGGTTTGGGGATAACTACACGTATTGTTGGCAAAGTGTTACTGCCCACATTGACTATTGATCAAGTTTGTTGGATAGAATATGAAAATTTATGGATAGGTCCAAGGCAAACAGATTTAGTCCGATTAGGTGCACGTTTTCCGCCTTGTATGCGATTCGATCCAGTATTACATGATTCAGTGATTAAACGTCAAAAGAAATTTGATCGTGC TTCGGGATGTTGTATTCGTAATGATGGTGGTGGTTGTTATCAGACGCATAGAGAAGTATGCTCTCGTACACTAGCTACATGGCTTCATTATGAAACAGTTAATTTCAGTAAGCCACAAACTAAAGAACTACTTTCGACTAATATTGCAGATCGTGAAATTCACGTACATATATTGAAGGCTTCTCATCCTGAAAATAATTCTCacagtcataataataatatatcaagTATTATACATTCTCTACGTTCAACACGACTTGTTGGTCAAGCTGGACCTGTATGTGGATTAGATCCAGATTTTTGTGCTCGACCACGTTCTATTGGAGCATTTGCTTGGTCCGAGACAGATGTTACTAAATGGCCT ATTTGTGAATTACCTGATACTGTACCAAATATGGGTGGTTATGCACCACATATGGAATGTCAAGTAACTGGTCATCCATGTTGTTTAGGCATAAAAGGTGAATGCATTATGACTACACAAGAACATTGTGATTTTGTTCGAGGATTTTATTATCCAAATGCTGCACTATGTTCACAA GTGAATTGTTTAAATCAAATTTGTG TGTATTACATTTAA
- the RHBDF1_1 gene encoding Inactive rhomboid protein 1 (EggNog:ENOG410V8NH~COG:T~MEROPS:MER0026388) — MKVILSAMWNRRMLRTRKKLEGIEVNDTGFERFHSAPTGRIFLLDTTDTHFNNDKWVALKDAKNEETPFLAVSSTIPVGGETSVNTVNDNSHNDIISCDASMEQQKSNDIVDGHNDNVIISQCSPSSFDLPATYSFFQHSSSSATREIIGENRPRTSTTVSPINFRPSPVVIPSLSRRLTESLLTPTRWASAIIYPHKDNFTEDIFRNKTTEYIEYRPYFTYWISFIHILIFIAGSIGYGFAPIGLGITTRIVGKVLLPTLTIDQVCWIEYENLWIGPRQTDLVRLGARFPPCMRFDPVLHDSVIKRQKKFDRASGCCIRNDGGGCYQTHREVCSRTLATWLHYETVNFSKPQTKELLSTNIADREIHVHILKASHPENNSHSHNNNISSIIHSLRSTRLVGQAGPVCGLDPDFCARPRSIGAFAWSETDVTKWPICELPDTVPNMGGYAPHMECQVTGHPCCLGIKGECIMTTQEHCDFVRGFYYPNAALCSQVNKFNLIIMTIYF; from the exons ATGAAAGTTATCCTATCAGCTATGTGGAATCGTCGAATGTTACGAACTCGTAAAAAGTTGGAAGGCATTGAA GTTAATGACACTGGATTTGAACGCTTTCATTCAGCTCCAACTGGTAGAATATTCTTATTAGATACAACAGATACTCATTTTAACAATGATAAGTGGGTAGCTCTTAAAGATGCTAAAAATGAAGAAACACCATTTCTAGCTGTATCGTCAACAATACCAGTCGGTGGTGAAACTAGTGTTAATACTGTTAATGATAACAGTCATAATGATATAATCAGTTGTGATGCTTCAATGGAGCAACAGAAATCAAATGATATTGTCGATGGTCATAATGATAATGTTATTATTTCCCAATGTAGTCCGTCATCATTTGATCTACCTGCTACATATTCATTTTTTCAACATTCCAGTAGTTCTGCCA CTCGAGAAATAATCGGAGAAAATCGCCCACGAACAAGTACCACAGTATCACCGATAAATTTTCGTCCTAGTCCAGTAGTAATTCCATCTCTTTCAAGGCGTTTAACTGAAAGCTTATTGACTCCAACACGTTGGGCTTCAGCAATTATCTATCCGCATAAAGATAATTTTACAGAAGATATTTTTCGTAATAAAACAACTGAATATATAGAGTATAG ACCATATTTTACATATTGGatatcatttattcatatattgatttttattgcTGGTTCAATCGGTTACGGATTTGCACCAATTGGTTTGGGGATAACTACACGTATTGTTGGCAAAGTGTTACTGCCCACATTGACTATTGATCAAGTTTGTTGGATAGAATATGAAAATTTATGGATAGGTCCAAGGCAAACAGATTTAGTCCGATTAGGTGCACGTTTTCCGCCTTGTATGCGATTCGATCCAGTATTACATGATTCAGTGATTAAACGTCAAAAGAAATTTGATCGTGC TTCGGGATGTTGTATTCGTAATGATGGTGGTGGTTGTTATCAGACGCATAGAGAAGTATGCTCTCGTACACTAGCTACATGGCTTCATTATGAAACAGTTAATTTCAGTAAGCCACAAACTAAAGAACTACTTTCGACTAATATTGCAGATCGTGAAATTCACGTACATATATTGAAGGCTTCTCATCCTGAAAATAATTCTCacagtcataataataatatatcaagTATTATACATTCTCTACGTTCAACACGACTTGTTGGTCAAGCTGGACCTGTATGTGGATTAGATCCAGATTTTTGTGCTCGACCACGTTCTATTGGAGCATTTGCTTGGTCCGAGACAGATGTTACTAAATGGCCT ATTTGTGAATTACCTGATACTGTACCAAATATGGGTGGTTATGCACCACATATGGAATGTCAAGTAACTGGTCATCCATGTTGTTTAGGCATAAAAGGTGAATGCATTATGACTACACAAGAACATTGTGATTTTGTTCGAGGATTTTATTATCCAAATGCTGCACTATGTTCACAAGTAAATAAATTCAActtgataataatgacaatttaTTTTTGA